In a single window of the Bubalus kerabau isolate K-KA32 ecotype Philippines breed swamp buffalo chromosome 18, PCC_UOA_SB_1v2, whole genome shotgun sequence genome:
- the LOC129633368 gene encoding uncharacterized protein LOC129633368 encodes MGIQSCKGLLETSICTASWIEGQENWSFGSIDMVFIKGQGSKQSKQCQGRRPRVPGFDGAGTAERSYPTSEVRGGSREELPRVRGQGRQPRGATPRLSSGAAAERSYPTSEVRGGSREELPRVRGQGRQPRGATPRLRSGAAAESARLLQSRSSREELPHIRGQGRQPRGATPRLRSRAAAESARLRRQRNGREELPRVRGQGRQPRGATPRPRSGATAERSYPASEVRGGSRECQAATALERREELPRVRGQGRQLRGATPRLRSGAAAESARLRRQRNGQEELPHVRAFLLTYKARRTNPTSEEQWLRERRRA; translated from the exons ATGGGCATCCAGAGTTGCAAGGGATTGTTGGAAACTTCCATTTGCACAGCCAGTTGGATAGAAGGACAGGAAAACTGG agTTTTGGTAGTATTGACATGGTTTTTATAAAAGGACAGGGCAGTAAACAGTCCAAGCAAT gtcaggggcggcggccgagagtgccaggcttcgacggcgcaggaacggccgagaggagctaccccacgtccgaagtccggggcggcagccgagaggagctaccccgtgtTCGAGGTCAGGgacggcagccgagaggagctaccccgcgtctgagttcaggggcggcggccgagaggagctaccccacgtccgaagtccggggcggcagccgagaggagctaccccgcgttcGAGGTCAGGgacggcagccgagaggagctaccccgcgtctgaggtcaggggcggcggccgagagcgCCAGGCTGCTACAGAgcaggagcagccgagaggagctaccccacatccgaggtcaggggcggcagccgagaggagctaccccgcgtctgaggtcaagggcggcggccgagagtgccaggctgcgacggcagaggaacggccgagaggagctaccccgcgtccgaggtcaggggcgacagccgagaggagctaccccacgtccgaggtcaggggcaacaGCTGaaaggagctaccccgcgtctgaggtcaggggcggcagccgagagtgccaggctgcgacagcgcTGGAacgccgagaggagctaccccgcgttcgaggtcaggggaggcagctgagaggagctactccgcgtctgaggtcaggggcggcggctgagagtgccaggctgcgacggcagaggaacggccaagaggagctaccccatgtccgag